In Nocardia sp. NBC_00403, one DNA window encodes the following:
- a CDS encoding aspartate/glutamate racemase family protein — MTTRIGILGGVGPLAAAHFHQRLLRLSGASVDHEYPASILVGEQIPSRIAHLLGRGPDPLPALLNAVAMLERAGADFIVVPSATTHAYYTALVSAARVPVCNLLAETSAECERRAYRRVLLLATEATRQLRLFEPYLSGRVRYPEFQRAIGCLIEQVKSGGPVEELRRELGHWIDSYDRDDVDGVVLGCTELSVVAPENTRLPTVDITEVLAHAALGRAGTIP; from the coding sequence ATGACCACTCGAATAGGGATACTCGGAGGGGTTGGCCCTTTGGCTGCTGCGCATTTCCACCAGAGGTTGCTGCGCCTCAGTGGAGCCAGTGTGGACCACGAGTATCCGGCATCGATTCTGGTCGGTGAGCAGATACCGAGCCGAATCGCGCATCTCCTGGGCCGTGGGCCCGATCCGTTGCCCGCGCTGCTGAACGCGGTCGCCATGTTGGAGCGTGCAGGTGCCGATTTCATTGTCGTCCCGTCGGCGACGACACACGCCTACTACACGGCTCTCGTTTCTGCAGCGCGTGTTCCGGTCTGCAATCTTCTCGCCGAGACGTCTGCGGAGTGTGAGCGGCGCGCCTATCGTCGAGTGCTCTTGCTGGCAACGGAGGCCACAAGACAGCTGAGGCTGTTCGAACCGTATCTCTCGGGCCGTGTGCGATATCCAGAATTTCAACGGGCAATCGGATGCCTGATAGAGCAGGTCAAATCGGGCGGACCGGTCGAAGAGTTGCGTCGTGAACTCGGCCACTGGATCGACTCCTACGATCGCGACGATGTCGACGGTGTTGTCCTCGGATGCACGGAGCTATCGGTTGTCGCACCGGAGAACACTCGACTACCGACTGTGGATATCACCGAGGTGCTTGCGCATGCCGCGCTGGGACGGGCCGGAACAATACCGTAG
- a CDS encoding DIP1984 family protein, translating to MKLAEALSLRADSARRIEQLRARIVSSARYQEGEEPAEDAAGLLAEVGEVLGEYETLIRRINRTNAAARIDSDGTVTDALARRDTLRLRHSVVTAAADAASGKGQPGYARQLRSELKMLSALPVAELRGQADELAKELRELDVRIQRANWEVDLLD from the coding sequence GTGAAGCTGGCAGAGGCATTGTCGTTGCGGGCGGATTCGGCGCGGCGGATCGAGCAGTTGCGCGCTCGCATCGTGAGCAGCGCCCGCTATCAGGAGGGGGAGGAGCCTGCCGAGGATGCGGCGGGGCTGCTTGCCGAGGTCGGCGAGGTGCTCGGTGAGTACGAAACATTGATCCGGCGCATCAATCGCACCAATGCCGCCGCGCGGATCGACTCGGACGGCACGGTGACGGATGCGCTGGCGCGGCGGGATACGTTGCGGCTGCGGCATTCCGTGGTCACCGCTGCGGCGGATGCGGCTTCGGGCAAGGGGCAGCCGGGTTATGCGCGTCAGCTGCGGTCCGAGCTGAAGATGTTGTCCGCCTTGCCTGTTGCTGAGCTGCGTGGGCAGGCCGATGAGCTTGCCAAGGAGCTTCGCGAACTCGACGTGCGAATCCAGCGCGCCAACTGGGAGGTCGATCTGCTGGACTGA
- a CDS encoding response regulator transcription factor, protein MNDVTSERTTPTVLVVDDDEDVLASVERGLRLSGFQVLVARDGAAALRSVAEHAPDAIVLDMNMPVLDGAGVVTALRALGNEVPICVLSARASVDDRISGLESGADDYLVKPFVLAELVARIRALLRRRADVTATATPGAVTVGPLEVDIAGYRALLHGNEIELTKREFELLSTLARNAGVVLSRERLLELVWGYDFAADTNVVDVFVGYLRRKLEVGDTPRLLHTIRGVGFVLRASK, encoded by the coding sequence ATGAACGACGTGACGAGCGAGCGTACAACCCCGACTGTCCTTGTTGTCGACGACGACGAGGACGTGCTCGCCTCGGTCGAGCGCGGGCTGCGGCTGTCCGGCTTCCAGGTGCTTGTCGCCAGGGACGGCGCCGCAGCGCTGCGCAGCGTCGCCGAGCACGCACCGGACGCGATCGTGCTGGACATGAACATGCCGGTGCTGGATGGCGCCGGGGTGGTGACCGCGCTGCGGGCCCTCGGCAACGAGGTGCCCATCTGCGTGCTGAGTGCGCGCGCCTCGGTCGACGACCGGATCTCGGGGCTGGAATCCGGCGCCGATGACTACCTGGTCAAACCGTTCGTGCTCGCGGAGTTGGTGGCACGGATCCGGGCGCTGCTGCGCCGTCGCGCGGACGTGACCGCAACGGCCACGCCCGGTGCGGTCACGGTCGGGCCGCTGGAGGTGGACATCGCCGGGTATCGCGCCCTGCTGCACGGGAACGAAATCGAGCTCACCAAAAGGGAATTCGAGCTGTTGTCCACGCTCGCGCGGAATGCGGGCGTGGTGCTCAGCCGCGAGCGATTGCTGGAGTTGGTGTGGGGCTACGACTTCGCGGCCGACACCAATGTGGTCGATGTCTTCGTCGGCTATCTGCGACGCAAGCTCGAGGTAGGCGATACACCCCGGCTGCTGCACACGATCCGCGGTGTCGGATTCGTGCTGCGAGCCTCCAAATGA
- a CDS encoding FAD-dependent oxidoreductase, with the protein MEALENAAHHRAKTPGRRVTVVGAGIAGLAAALRLHQHGWDVVVVERAPSRRSSGYLVNLHGPGYAAAERLGLVPALTPRDIGFFTSVLVHADGREKFRIPAAVIEAAVGNRALSLFRGDLESALYDAVADLVDIRFGTTVQAVAQTPGEVVVTLSDGTRLQTELLVGADGVHSRVRELVFGAESEYFVDLGHMVGAFPLETVPEHVSEGVGTTFIGPGRTAAVMNLGPERSSAFFTYRCPDPGAELALGAAPALTRAFGDLGGGVADALHQLEVDPATAYFDSVGQIVMDRWSHDRVVLLGDAAWCVTVFAGYGAALALDGADQLGTAVAAHGDDIPTALDTWERALRPEVHKRQALARKGISRFAPPSRTHVWAGELMLRAIQLPGIRGLVRRSIQRANN; encoded by the coding sequence ATGGAAGCTCTCGAGAACGCCGCGCACCATCGCGCCAAGACACCGGGCAGGCGGGTGACGGTCGTCGGCGCGGGTATCGCCGGTTTGGCCGCCGCGTTGCGACTGCATCAGCACGGCTGGGACGTCGTCGTGGTCGAACGCGCGCCGAGTCGTCGCAGTAGCGGTTACCTGGTGAACCTGCACGGACCCGGATATGCCGCTGCCGAGCGGCTCGGGCTGGTACCGGCGCTGACTCCGCGCGATATCGGGTTCTTCACCTCGGTTCTCGTCCACGCGGACGGCCGGGAGAAGTTCAGGATTCCAGCCGCTGTCATCGAGGCTGCTGTCGGGAACCGGGCACTGAGCTTGTTCCGCGGCGACTTGGAGTCGGCGCTATACGACGCCGTGGCCGACCTCGTCGACATCCGTTTCGGCACCACCGTGCAGGCCGTCGCCCAGACCCCCGGGGAAGTCGTGGTCACCCTCAGTGATGGCACCCGCCTGCAAACCGAACTCCTCGTCGGCGCCGACGGCGTGCACTCCCGAGTCCGCGAGCTCGTATTCGGCGCCGAGTCCGAATATTTCGTGGACCTGGGCCACATGGTCGGCGCATTTCCGCTGGAAACAGTTCCCGAGCACGTATCGGAAGGCGTCGGCACCACCTTTATCGGACCTGGACGCACGGCCGCGGTGATGAACCTGGGACCGGAACGGTCCTCGGCGTTCTTCACCTACCGCTGCCCCGACCCTGGCGCCGAACTGGCTCTCGGCGCCGCGCCCGCGCTCACCCGAGCGTTCGGGGACCTCGGAGGCGGTGTCGCCGACGCCCTCCACCAACTCGAGGTCGACCCCGCCACCGCCTACTTCGACTCAGTCGGCCAAATCGTGATGGACCGCTGGAGTCACGACCGGGTCGTCCTGCTCGGCGACGCAGCATGGTGCGTAACGGTATTCGCCGGCTATGGTGCCGCCCTTGCCCTCGACGGCGCTGACCAGCTCGGCACCGCCGTAGCGGCACACGGCGATGACATTCCCACCGCACTCGACACCTGGGAGAGGGCGTTGCGCCCGGAAGTACACAAACGACAGGCACTGGCCCGGAAAGGAATCAGCCGATTCGCCCCGCCGTCACGCACACATGTCTGGGCCGGTGAACTGATGCTCCGCGCCATCCAGCTCCCCGGCATCCGCGGCCTGGTCCGACGCTCCATCCAACGCGCCAACAACTAG
- a CDS encoding GNAT family N-acetyltransferase codes for MQIDLRSTVERPPEWATLAGATPDYVVSVRWLETMAPLLPGEPRWLIATVDGRAQIGLHTRWLRSPPGEPRYDIAAVLRGDIPSPERHRCSEPIPIDALYPSLLVVLPGYVCAAAGSGAADQPVLQGTLSAVEVWAAARGARSVSFLYVPQRQEPLRRALIEYGAQAVPLYPTCVLPLTFDSVEEFHHQLPKARRRDIARLRRRLTESDIAVGEAELAQVRDEVLDLRLGLLRKYGSEADATVQSSVIDRMLALYEPQDVVVAVARRKDGLAGFSLGLRHEDTLRLLWCGQRPDAYGAYFVTCFYESVRAALARGVTRIDYGIMKWDLKMSFGCRLEQLTGHLLTIAPNAE; via the coding sequence ATGCAGATCGATTTGAGATCCACGGTCGAACGGCCGCCGGAATGGGCGACGTTGGCGGGCGCGACGCCGGATTATGTGGTGTCGGTGCGTTGGCTCGAGACCATGGCGCCGTTGCTTCCGGGAGAGCCTCGCTGGCTGATCGCGACGGTCGACGGGCGCGCACAGATCGGGTTGCACACCCGCTGGCTTCGCTCGCCGCCCGGGGAGCCTCGCTACGACATCGCCGCCGTATTGCGCGGTGATATCCCGTCACCGGAACGGCACAGATGTTCCGAGCCGATCCCGATCGATGCGCTGTACCCATCTCTGCTTGTTGTGCTACCCGGATATGTCTGTGCGGCAGCGGGTTCGGGCGCGGCGGATCAGCCAGTTCTGCAGGGAACGCTGAGCGCTGTCGAGGTTTGGGCGGCTGCACGCGGTGCCCGGTCGGTGTCCTTCTTGTACGTGCCGCAGCGGCAGGAACCGCTTCGACGCGCCTTGATCGAATACGGCGCGCAGGCTGTACCGCTGTACCCGACCTGTGTACTGCCGTTGACCTTCGACAGCGTCGAGGAGTTTCACCACCAGCTGCCGAAGGCCCGCCGACGAGATATCGCGCGTCTGCGCCGCCGGCTGACCGAGAGCGATATCGCCGTGGGCGAGGCCGAGTTGGCGCAAGTCCGCGACGAGGTGCTCGATTTGCGGTTGGGACTGCTGCGCAAGTACGGCTCCGAGGCTGATGCCACTGTGCAGTCGTCGGTGATCGATCGGATGCTCGCACTGTACGAGCCCCAAGATGTGGTTGTGGCGGTCGCCCGTCGCAAAGACGGGCTCGCCGGTTTCTCCCTAGGTCTTCGGCACGAAGATACGTTGCGGCTGTTGTGGTGTGGTCAGCGCCCGGACGCGTATGGAGCATATTTCGTCACATGCTTCTACGAGTCGGTGCGTGCCGCCCTGGCCCGTGGCGTCACCCGCATCGACTACGGCATCATGAAATGGGATCTGAAGATGTCCTTCGGCTGCCGTCTGGAGCAGCTGACCGGCCATCTGTTGACCATCGCACCCAATGCGGAGTAG
- a CDS encoding MerR family transcriptional regulator: protein MRIGELSERTGTSRRLLRYYEEQGLIFSQRCRNGYRSYDEHLVERVLQIRGLLDAGLPTRIIKQILPCLEKASSIVFDEATPEMLDLLEDELTRMSRRIDCLTRNREAIAEYLDAVRAHA from the coding sequence ATGCGTATCGGAGAGTTGTCCGAGCGAACCGGAACCTCCCGTCGGCTGCTGCGCTACTACGAGGAACAGGGCCTGATCTTCTCGCAACGCTGCCGCAATGGCTACCGCAGCTACGACGAGCACCTCGTAGAGCGCGTTCTCCAGATCCGAGGACTGCTCGATGCCGGCCTGCCGACCCGCATCATTAAGCAGATCCTGCCCTGTCTCGAGAAGGCTAGCTCCATCGTGTTCGACGAGGCCACACCGGAAATGCTCGACCTGCTGGAAGACGAACTCACCCGCATGTCCCGGCGCATCGATTGCCTCACTCGCAACCGGGAGGCCATTGCCGAATACCTCGACGCTGTACGCGCCCACGCATAA
- a CDS encoding TauD/TfdA family dioxygenase, with amino-acid sequence MTTAEHRYFGTGATQGFHTDGTLDPIGLVATSLLWFERAAPEGGHTTIFQAVEAFEHLRRGNPGGAATLMCEDALTRVATSFHPPQRVTGPAFADLGNGLRARWADDGNEIWQLAGDLGAQRAAMVEQMRQRSQPGSPYRLDIAIPSRTGVVLRNGRVAHGRTAFVAGPGERILIRGLYTTELS; translated from the coding sequence GTGACCACCGCCGAACATCGGTACTTCGGCACCGGTGCCACGCAAGGCTTCCACACCGACGGCACGCTTGACCCGATCGGTTTGGTGGCTACATCGTTGTTGTGGTTCGAGCGCGCGGCACCGGAGGGCGGGCACACCACGATCTTCCAGGCGGTCGAGGCGTTCGAGCATCTGCGCCGCGGCAACCCAGGCGGGGCAGCGACACTGATGTGCGAGGACGCATTGACGCGGGTGGCGACCTCGTTCCACCCTCCGCAGAGGGTGACCGGGCCGGCGTTCGCCGACCTCGGCAACGGCCTGCGCGCTCGGTGGGCCGACGACGGCAACGAAATCTGGCAGCTGGCTGGTGATCTCGGTGCGCAGCGTGCGGCCATGGTCGAACAGATGCGCCAGAGGTCGCAGCCGGGTAGCCCGTACCGGCTCGATATAGCGATTCCTTCGCGTACCGGGGTGGTGCTGCGCAACGGCAGGGTGGCGCACGGACGCACCGCGTTTGTAGCCGGACCGGGCGAACGGATACTGATCCGCGGTCTGTACACCACGGAGCTGTCGTAA
- a CDS encoding sensor histidine kinase translates to MTDSLPAAPETSWSPTTPPAPTKRRRRRSFSLRTRVAGAAAAGAVIIVSILSLISVRAIERNNVAQIDQQITIVSRIVLLKPELAAGFVTISGLDTNLAVTVRDNGVVTASGPTQLPDLTPGFHTATVNGVRYRMLTTTENQPPGRTVALGIPAAEAARATAEQKRWVLAGASLAIAAAAALGWLLAGRAVRPITDLTRQVGARSGRPDPDNPQSPVDGSGVREAEELAEAVNTMLHRVDQAQDETAAALETARDFAAVSAHELRTPLTAMRTDLEVLRTLDLDEAQRTEILTDLARSQGRVETTLAALERLATGDLTNERDHIATDVGDLCDQAAHDAMRHFPGLTVRIDTDAELVTLGLPAGLRLAVDNALKNSVTHGGATEALVSAHRAPDGHIVISVDDNGSGIPLDERAAVFDRFFRGSRASKGGSGLGLALVAQQAQLHGGQAYFDNGTLGGIRLVLHLPNRTAH, encoded by the coding sequence GTGACCGACTCTTTGCCCGCAGCGCCGGAGACCTCGTGGTCGCCGACCACACCGCCTGCGCCGACGAAAAGGCGTCGTCGCCGGTCATTTTCGCTACGCACCAGGGTCGCCGGAGCCGCGGCGGCGGGCGCAGTGATCATTGTGTCCATACTGAGCCTCATCAGCGTGCGCGCGATCGAACGCAACAATGTGGCGCAGATAGATCAGCAGATCACCATCGTCTCGCGGATCGTCCTGCTCAAGCCGGAGCTCGCCGCCGGGTTCGTCACTATTTCCGGGCTGGACACCAACCTGGCGGTCACCGTCCGCGACAACGGCGTCGTCACAGCCAGTGGCCCGACCCAATTGCCTGATCTGACACCAGGTTTCCACACTGCCACCGTGAACGGCGTCCGCTATCGGATGCTCACAACCACCGAGAACCAACCGCCGGGCCGCACGGTCGCACTCGGCATCCCCGCCGCCGAAGCGGCCCGCGCAACCGCCGAGCAAAAGCGCTGGGTCCTTGCGGGCGCGTCGCTTGCCATCGCTGCCGCCGCCGCGCTCGGCTGGTTGCTCGCCGGACGCGCGGTACGACCGATCACCGACCTCACCCGCCAGGTCGGCGCCCGCAGCGGCAGGCCAGATCCCGATAATCCGCAATCACCGGTCGATGGCTCGGGTGTGCGCGAAGCAGAGGAGCTCGCCGAGGCGGTGAACACCATGCTGCACCGCGTGGACCAGGCGCAGGACGAAACCGCCGCCGCGCTGGAGACGGCACGTGATTTTGCCGCCGTGTCCGCCCACGAACTGCGTACCCCCCTCACCGCGATGCGTACCGATCTCGAGGTGCTGCGCACCCTCGACCTCGACGAAGCCCAGCGCACCGAGATCCTCACCGACCTTGCACGCAGCCAAGGCCGGGTGGAAACCACCCTTGCCGCGCTCGAGCGCCTGGCCACCGGCGATCTCACCAACGAACGCGACCACATCGCCACCGATGTCGGCGACCTGTGCGACCAGGCCGCACACGACGCCATGCGGCATTTCCCCGGACTGACCGTTCGCATCGACACCGACGCCGAACTGGTGACCCTCGGCCTGCCCGCCGGGCTGCGCCTCGCGGTCGACAACGCGCTGAAGAACTCGGTGACACACGGCGGCGCCACCGAGGCGCTGGTGTCCGCGCATCGCGCACCCGACGGGCACATCGTGATCTCCGTTGACGACAATGGCAGCGGCATCCCGCTGGACGAACGCGCCGCGGTGTTCGACCGTTTCTTCCGAGGCAGCCGAGCCAGCAAAGGCGGATCCGGCCTCGGCCTCGCCCTGGTCGCTCAGCAGGCCCAATTACACGGCGGACAAGCCTATTTCGACAACGGCACGCTCGGCGGCATCCGCCTGGTCCTGCATCTACCCAACCGCACCGCGCACTGA
- a CDS encoding LLM class F420-dependent oxidoreductase produces MKIGITTFVTDEGISGPKLGLALEERGFESLFLPEHSHIPASRKSSAPGGGELPRVYYRALDPFVTLGAIAAVTERLILGTSVTLLVQRDVIHTAKEVASLDLISNGRFVFGVGAGWNREEMADHGTDPRTRGARLDEQLEAIRKIWTEDLAEYHGRFVDFDPMYAWPKPVQQPHPPIFIGGGESAAQRAIRHGVGWIPAAVNDPAAIPAQVAQLDGNDLPVTVAFVPLDPALVDGYAEAGVQRLVFSLPTLPESETLRTLDEITKIAERRLA; encoded by the coding sequence ATGAAGATAGGCATCACCACCTTCGTTACTGACGAGGGGATCAGCGGTCCGAAGCTTGGCCTAGCGCTGGAGGAGCGGGGGTTCGAATCCCTATTCTTGCCTGAGCATTCGCATATTCCCGCGAGTCGGAAGTCCTCCGCCCCAGGCGGAGGTGAGCTGCCGCGGGTGTACTACCGCGCGTTGGACCCCTTCGTCACGCTCGGCGCCATCGCGGCGGTCACCGAGCGGTTGATCCTCGGAACCTCGGTCACCCTGCTGGTTCAGCGAGACGTCATCCACACCGCCAAGGAGGTCGCCTCGCTCGACCTGATCTCGAACGGGCGCTTCGTATTCGGTGTCGGAGCGGGCTGGAATCGCGAGGAGATGGCCGATCACGGCACCGATCCGCGCACCCGCGGCGCGCGACTCGACGAGCAACTCGAAGCCATCCGGAAGATCTGGACCGAGGACCTCGCCGAGTACCACGGCCGCTTTGTCGATTTCGACCCGATGTACGCCTGGCCGAAGCCCGTACAGCAACCGCATCCGCCGATCTTCATCGGTGGCGGAGAGTCGGCGGCCCAACGCGCGATCCGCCACGGTGTCGGCTGGATCCCCGCCGCGGTGAACGATCCCGCGGCGATCCCGGCTCAGGTGGCCCAACTCGACGGCAATGACCTGCCTGTCACAGTCGCATTCGTCCCGCTCGATCCGGCTCTGGTCGACGGCTATGCCGAGGCCGGGGTACAGCGATTGGTCTTCAGCCTGCCGACCCTGCCAGAATCGGAAACGCTACGCACCCTCGACGAAATCACGAAGATAGCCGAGCGCCGGCTGGCCTGA
- a CDS encoding DUF2568 domain-containing protein, which yields MASFGLPGWREFYAPWRFVLVLPVAVVAVWSGFAVPGDPSRDGAATVAVPGVVRLVIEVVISGGGVAALWIAGSRWQRCCPRSSWGPIPRSSTTRWDGC from the coding sequence ATGGCCTCGTTCGGCCTGCCCGGATGGCGAGAGTTCTATGCGCCGTGGCGGTTTGTGCTGGTTTTGCCGGTTGCCGTCGTGGCGGTGTGGAGTGGGTTCGCGGTGCCGGGGGATCCGAGCCGCGATGGGGCGGCCACTGTGGCGGTGCCCGGAGTAGTGCGCCTCGTGATCGAGGTCGTGATATCAGGTGGCGGGGTGGCTGCGCTCTGGATCGCCGGCTCTCGATGGCAGCGGTGCTGTCCGCGATCGTCCTGGGGACCTATCCCGCGCTCGAGTACGACACGGTGGGATGGCTGCTGA
- a CDS encoding PEP-utilizing enzyme has translation MPEAPIATGAPASRGVVAGPVRLVHSVDDFDAVRPGDVIVCRTTDPSWTVLFGVAAAVVTETGGILSHAAIVAREYGIPAVVAAKGAMEALANHRIISVDGTNGHVHAVRSTQR, from the coding sequence ATGCCAGAAGCACCGATTGCCACCGGCGCCCCGGCCAGCCGTGGTGTTGTCGCCGGTCCGGTCCGGCTGGTGCACAGTGTTGACGACTTCGACGCGGTTCGGCCGGGCGATGTCATCGTCTGTCGCACCACCGATCCGTCGTGGACAGTGCTTTTCGGCGTTGCCGCCGCGGTGGTGACCGAAACCGGGGGAATTCTGTCCCATGCGGCAATCGTCGCCCGTGAGTACGGGATTCCAGCCGTGGTGGCGGCCAAGGGGGCGATGGAGGCCCTGGCGAATCATCGGATTATCTCGGTCGATGGGACCAATGGACACGTTCATGCCGTTCGCTCAACTCAACGTTGA